The genomic DNA CGCCGCCGTAGCAGAATCATGGTGAGAAATGTGGGCGGTCGCCGCGGCGTTCTCCTGCGGGACGTGGGCGAATCCGGCCTGATCGATCTCCTCCGGGAAAAGTATGGCGGCGCTGCGCGTCCGGGCGAACTCTCCGTCGGCGACGACGCCGCGGTGGTGCGCATTCCCGGCGCGCGCGCGGTTCTCTCCACCGACCTGCTGATCGAGGGGACGCACTTCTCCCTCGGCTACGTTCGCCCGGAAGAGGTGGGGGGACGGGCCCTCTCCGCCAACCTCTCCGACCTGGCGGCGATGGGGGCCGACCCCGTCTGCTACCTGGTCGCGCTGGCCGCGCCTCCGCGGACTACCGTGGCGACGGTCGACGCGATCTTCCGCGGCATGGCGGAGGCCGCCGCGCCCTCCGGGATCCGCCTGATGGGCGGGGACACCTGCCGGGGCGATCAACTCACCCTCTGCCTGACGGTCGTCGGGGCTGTGCGGCGCGGCAAGCCCGTCTCCCGCGCCGGCGCCCGGCCGGGGGATCTCCTCTACGTCACCGGGTCGCCGGGATGGTCGAAACTGGGGCTCGCGCTCCTGCGCGGCGGGCGTCCATCGAGGCCGTCCGGGTGGCGCCGCGAGGCGATGCGGGCGCACCTTCGTCCCGAGGCCCGCTGGCGCGAGGGGCAGGCGGCGGCGCGCTCCGGCGCGGTCGCGGCGATGATCGACGTGAGCGACGGGATCCTCACGGACCTCTCGCACCTCCTCGAGCGCGACGGACTCGGCGCCGTCCTCGCCGAGGAGTCGTTTCCCGTCTCCCGGTCGTTCCGCGCGGCGTCGGCCGCCCTCGGGGTCGACCCACTGGACGCGTTCCTCGGAGGCGGGGAGGATTACGAGCTGCTGATGGCCGTCCATCCCGCGCGCCGCGCGAGCTTTCTGCGCGCCGCCCGCTCCTTCCCTTCGGGCGTGACCCTCATCGGCGCGGTGACGAAGGCACCGGGGATCCGCGTTCGGCGTGCGGACGGCTCGTGGCTCGAGGGCGCCGCCCTCCCTTCCGGATTCGGTCACTTCCCGCCGCCGAAGCGGCGGACCCGCTGACGCCGGCATGAAAGCGATCCTCCTCCCCTTCCTTTTTCTCGCCTCCGCCTTCTTCTCGGCGACGGAGACGGCGCTGTTCGCCCTGCGGCGGGTGGATCTTCTGAAGTGGAAGGAGGAGGGGAACCGCCGGGCCGAGCGGATCGCGCAGATGCTCTCGAAGCCCAACCGGCTGATCGCGACGATCTTCCTCGGGAACGAGATCGCCAACGTTGCGATCTCCTCCGTCATCGCAGCCCTGCTCCTGCCGCGTCTTCCCGCCGGGAGCGGCGAGCTTCTGGCCGTGCTGGCGGGGACGCTCGGGATCCTGCTGATCGGGGACGTGACGCCGAAGTGCCTCGTGTGGTCGCGGGCCCGCGGGTTCTCGCTGCTGGCCGCCGCGCCGCTCCACGCGTTCTCCCGCGTGGTCGCTCCCGCGCGGTTCGTGCTCGAGAAGATCGCCGGCGGGATCCTCTTCCTGCTGGGGGAGCGGGGCGGGCCGCAGACCCGCGAGATGATCTCCGAGGCGGAGTTCCGCGCGCTGGTCGACGCCGGAGAGGAGACCGGCACCCTCGACTCGGAGGAGAAGGAGCTCATCCACAACATCTTCGAAATGACCGATCGGCGCGCGGGGGAGATCATGACCCCCCTGCCCGACGTCTTCATGATCCCGAGGGATCTGCCGTACGAGGAGCTGGTCGCCCGGTATCGCCGCTACCGCCGGTCCCGGATCCCGGTCTACGAGGGCGAGCGGCACAACGTCGTCGGCATCCTCCATTTCAAGCAGCTGCTCCGCCCGATGGCCGAGGGGGGAAAGCCGCCGGTGTGGCAGGATCTCGTCCGGCCTCCCTACGTCGTCCCCGAGGTGCAGAAACTCGCGCCGTTGCTGCGCGAGTTCCAGAGGAGGAAGATGCACATCGCCATCGTCGTGGACGAGTACGGGGAAACGTCCGGAATCGTCACGCTGGAAGACGTCCTCGAGGAGCTGTTCGGGGAGATCCGGGAGGAGCGCGACCGGGAAGAGAGGGAGATCGTGCCGCGGCCAGACGGTTCCTCCCTCGTCCTCGGGAAGACGCAGATCCGCCATTTCAACGAGGCGTTCGGGACCGCGATCCCGGATCTGGAATTCGACACGGTCGCCGGTTTCCTCCTCCACGAGTTCGGGAGGATGCCGGCCCCCGGGGAGAAGACCTCGCTGGAGGGCATTGCCTTCACCGTGGAGCGGATGAAGGGGCTGCGGATCGTCGAGGTCGGAGTGCGCCCCGCACTACCGGAGAAGGAGGAATAGCATGGGAATCGTCCTCCTCGTCGCCTTCTGCCTCCTGATGGAGGCGCTCTTCACCGGTTCCGAGATGGTGCTGGTCTCGGCGGACCGGAACAAGCTCACCGAGCGGTCCCGTGGGGGAGACCGGGGCGCGAAACTGGCGCTCGATCTTCTTTCGAAGCCCGAGCGCGCCCTCGCCACCACCCTCACGGCGACGAATGTCTTCATCGTCCTCTCCTCCGTGGTCGTCACCTCGCGGCTCCTGCCGCGATTCGGGGAATACGCGTCGCTCGTTGCCGTCGGGCTGGTCACCCCGCTCGTCATCGTCCTCGGCGAGGTCGTCCCGAAGAGCTTCGCGCGGCCCCGGGCGGACCGGCTCGTCTCCGCGGCCGGGCGAATCGTCCGGATGGGGGAGCTTTCCCTGTATCCGCTGGTCGCGGCGGTCTCCTGGGTGGCGCGGACGCTTTCGGCCCCGTTCGGCGGGATCCCGCCGATGCGGGCGCTCGTGACCCGGGAGGAGCTTTCGCTGCTGCTGCAGGCGGGCCGGGGCGGCGGGTCGGACGTCGAGCCCCACGAGCGGGTGATGGTGCGGCGGGCGTTCCACTTCGGCGAGAAGAGGGTGGCGGATGTGTTCCGCCCCCTCGCGCAGGTGGTGGCGCTCCCCGAGGACGCCACCTGCCGGGACGCGGCGCTGCTATCCGATCGGAGCGGGTATTCGCGCTGCCCGGTGTATCGCGAGCGGGTCGACCATGTGGTCGGGTACCTCCACGTCCTCGACGTCGCGGGGAACGATCCCGACGCCCCCGTGGCGCCGCTGTTGCGGAAACCGCTCTTCGTCCCGGAGTTGATGCCGCTCGACGAGTTGCTGCGCGCGTTCCGGGACGCGCGGACTTCCTTCGCCGTGGTGGTGGACGAGTTCGGCGGCGTCACCGGGATCGTCACCGCGGAGGACGTGGTCGAGGAGGTGGTGGGGGAGATCGAGGATGAATACGATCGCCGCATGGAATACTATACGAAGGTTTCGGAGGCGGAGTTTCTCGTCCCGGGGAAGATGGAGGTCGGGCGGTTCGCGGAGGAGATCGGCGTTCGCCTGCCGGAAGGGGATTACGCGACGGTCGGCGGGTTTCTGACCGATCTCTCGGGCCGGATCCCGGCGGCGGGGGAGACGTTCGAGGTCCCGGGGGCGGTCCTGGCTGTCACGTCCGCCACGGAACGGGCGGTTCTCGAGGTCCGGGTGCTCCGCGTGACGGGGGGGGAACATTGACGAAGGATCGCCTGAAAAAAATGCTCGCCGATGTGGCCGACGGCGCCGTCTCCGTGGAGGAGGCGTTCGAGCGCCTGCGCGTGTTGCCGTACGAAACGGTGGCGGGGGCGCACGTCGACCATCATCGCGGGATCCGGCAAGGGGTCCCCGAGGTGATCTTCGGCGAGGGGAAGACGGCGGAGCAGATCGTGACGATCGCCCGGTCGATGCGAAAGGCCGGTACGGGGGTTCTCGTCACGCGCCTGTCCGACGAAAAGATGCGGACCCTCCGGAAACGGCTGCGGGGGTCGCAGGCCCACCCGAAGGCTCGCTGCCTCGTGGTCCGGGACGGCGCCCCCGAGATCCTCGGAAAGGGAACGGTTCTCGTGGTGACGGCGGGCACCTCGGACATCCCGGTGGCGGAAGAGGCGGCCGTGACCGCCGAATTCCTCGGCAACCGCGTCGATCGCCTCTTCGACGTCGGGGTCGCGGGGATCCATCGGCTTCTGCTGCAGCAGGAGCGGCTGCGCGGCGCCCGGGTGATCGTCGTGGCGGCGGGGATGGAAGGGGCGCTCGCCTCGGTGGTGGGAGGCTTGACCGACAAGCCGGTCATCGCGGTGCCCACCAGCGTCGGCTACGGGGCGGCCTTCGGCGGCGTGGCGGCGCTCCTCGGGATGCTCAACTCCTGCTCCCCCACGGTGGCCGTGGTCAACATCGACAACGGGTTCGGCGCGGGAGTCTTCGCGTCGGTGATCAACCGGCTGTGAGCGGCTTCCTTTACTTCGATTGCTTCTCCGGGATCGCCGGGGACATGACGACGGCGGCGCTGCTCTCCCTTTCCGGCGCGGAGAAGGCGTTGCGCAAGGCGCTGAAAGGGGTGCCGCTCTCCGGCTACCGCCTCGTCGTGGAGCGGGGGACGTCCGGGGGAGTGGCGGGCACGCGGGTGGACGTGAATGTCTCCCGGGGGAAAGCCGCCGCGCGGCATCTTCCCGACATCGTCGCCCTGCTGCGCGCCTCCGCCCTGCCCGGGGACGTCCGCGCCCGGGCGATCTCCTGCTTCGAACGTCTGGGGGAAGCCGAGGCGAAGGTTCACGGCACCACGGTCGACAAGGTCCATTTCCACGAGGTTGGCGCGGTCGACGCGATCGTCGACATCGTGTCCGGCTGCTTCCTGTTCGAGCACCTCGGCGCCCCGAAGGCGTTTTGCTCCCCCCTCCCCGGAGGGTCCGGCGAGGCCTGGTCGGAACATGGGAAGATCCCCGTTCCCGGCCCGGCGACGCTCGAGCTGCTGCGGGGCGCGCAGTGGCGGTTCGGGGAAGGGGAAGGGGAGCTGGTGACGCCGACGGGGGCGGCGCTGCTGCGCGCGTTCGAAGTCTCCTTCGGGCGGCCGTCGGGAATGACGGTGCGCGGCGTCGGGATCGGGTTGGGGCATCGGGAGATCCCGGGCCGGCCCAACCTGCTGCGCGTCGTTATCGGGGATGCGGTGCCGGGGGCCCTCGGGCGGGACCGCGTCCTCGAGGTCGAGGCGAACATCGACGACATGAGCCCGCAGCGGTTCGAGCTCCTGATCGAGCGGGCGCTGGCCGCCGGCGCCCTGGACGTGGCGATCCTCCCGGCGACGATGAAGAAGAACCGGCCGGGCTGGGTGCTCCGCCTCCTGTGCCCCGAGGAGCGGCTCGAGATCGTCTCCTCGGCGGTGTTTTCCGTTTCCACCGCGATCGGCCTGCGGTTCCACGCGTGCGACCGGATGAAACTCGACCGCGCGGCGCGGACGCTCGAGACGCGGTACGGGCGCGTCCGGGTGAAGGAGGCGACGCTCCCGGACGGGTCGGTCCGCCCGGTGCCGGAGTACGACGACGTGAAACGGATCGTGCGGTCGGGGGCGGCCACGTTCGACGAGGTGGCGCTCGAGGTGGCGAAGACGTGGCGAAGGTAAAGGTCGAGTTCGCCTGCACGGCGTGCGGGACCTACTCTCCCAAATGGGTGGGGAAGTGCCCGGGGTGCGGGGAGTGGAACACCCTGGTCGAGGAGATCGCCTCCTCCTCCTCCTCGCCGCGGCAGCGCACCGGCATGCCCGATTTTCCCGCCTCGCGCCCGGTGCGTCTCACCGAGGTATCGGAGACCGCCTCGTCGCGGACGTCGTGCGGGATCGCCGAGTTCGACCGGGTGATGGGAGGCGGCGTGGTCCCCGCCTCGGCGACGCTCCTGGGCGGCGACCCGGGGATCGGGAAATCGACCATCCTCCTTCAGGCGGCACGGGGCCTGGCCCGACACGGGAAGCCGGTCCTGTACGTCTCGGGCGAGGAGTCGGAGGCGCAGGTGAAATTGCGCGCCTCGCGGCTGGGCGTGACCGATGCAGGCATCTACCTGATGTCGGAAACGTCCGTCGAGCGGATCCTCTCCGCCACCGGGGAGCTCTCTCCCGGGACGCTGATCGTCGACTCGATCCAGACCGTCTTTTCCTCCGATCTTCCCGGGGCGCCCGGTTCCGTCGGCCAGGTGCGGGAGTGCGCCGCGCGGCTCACCTACTTCGGGAAGAAGGCGGGGGTGTCGGTCTTCCTCGTGGGGCACGTGACGAAGGAGGGGGCGATCGCGGGGCCGCGGGTGCTCGAGCACATCGTGGACACGGTCCTCTACTTCGAGGGGGAGAAGGGGCACCCGTACCGGATCCTGAAGGCGGTGAAGAACCGGTTCGGTTCGACGAACGAGATCGGCGTCTTCGAGATGCGCGCCGAGGGGCTGACCGAGGTGGCCGACCCGTCCGGGATGTTCCTCTCCGAACGGTCGGACGAAACGTCGGGAACGGTCGTCTTCCCGGCGGTCGAGGGGACCCGGCCGCTGCTGGTCGAGGTGCAGTCGCTCGTTTCGCAGTCGTTCCTCGCGATGCCGCGCCGCACGACGCTCGGCGTCGACTACAACCGCGTGATCCTGATGTGCGCCATCCTCGAGAAGAAGGCGGGCGTCTCCCTCTACAACCAGGACGTCTTCGTCAACGTGGCGGGAGGGATCCGGGTCGAGGAACCGGCGGCGGACCTCGCCCTGTGCTGCGCCGTGGCCGGATCCTTCAAGGATCGGGTGATCCCGCCGGGGACGGCGGTGTTCGGCGAGGTGGGTCTGGGGGGCGAGGTGCGCGCGGTGCCGATGGCCGAGATGCGGCTGAACGAAGCCGCCAAAATGGGGTTCTCCCGCGTGGTCCTGCCGGCGTCGAACGCGGAGCGCCTCTCCGTGAAGTTCCCCCTGGAACTGCTCCCGGTGCGACACGTGAAAGAGGCGCTTTCGCGTGTCGCAGGGAAGTAACCTACCAGAATTCGAGCGCGAACCGTTTATACCGTCGGATCATTTCGAAATCCGCCCGGTTGGACGTGACGACGGTCGCCCCGTGCGTCGAGGCGGTGAGGGCGATCAGAACGTCGAAATGCAGGTCCCGCAACTTTTCCGGGGGAAATCCTCTCTCCACGGACATTCGGGTCAGCAGGCGCCCCGATTCCAACCAGTTCTTTTCCGAAGGAGTCAGGAGCGGTGCGTGCTTCGCGAGGGTTTCGACGAAATCCTTCTCGGCCTGCTTTTTCGCCCCCCGCAGCAATTCGGCCAGGACCACGGAGGAGTGGCGAATCCGCCCGGAGACGGATGTGATCCGTTCCCGATATCGGCCGGTCCGCAGATGGTCGATGAAGACCGATGTGTCGAACAGGAGGATCCTATTTCCCATGGCCTTCGAACCGGAGTTTCCCGCCGAGCGAAGTCATCATCTTCTTGAATTCGTTCAGGGCGACGATTTCCCGCAACGCGATGTGCACCGCCTCCGTGCGGCTCTTCACGCCGAGAGTTTTTGCCGCCTTGTCCGCAAGGCGGGTGTCCAGCCGGATCGAAGTCATCTTGATCGCCGTTCCCATAAATCCTCCTTGTATATACGTACAATGAATATTATATATACAAAATGACGAAGAAAAAGACAATTTCCGATTTCCGGGGAGCGGTCCCTTCGAAAGGGACCAAGAGGTACTGGGAGGATTTGGCGGAGGGGGAACGGTTCACGTGCCGGCCCGTGGCGTTCGATCGCGAAGGGATCGTCGCGTTCGGGAAGAGGTACGATCCGCTGCCGTTTCATGCCGACGAGGCCGCGGCGGCCCGGTCGATCTTCGGCGATGTCATCGCATCCGCCTTGCACACCCTATCCCGCTGCACGCGGGTCGTGGTGGACGCCCACGGGGATCTGGCGATCTTGTCGGGTCTGAGCATCGACGAGGTGAGAACGCCTCTCCCCGTCCGGTCGGGGGATGTCCTGACGGTCGAGGGGTGTTGGGAGGGCCTCCGGCGGTCCCGCAGCAAGCCGGACCGGGGGATCGCGGGCTTGAAGTGCAGGGTGGTGAACCAGAAAGACGAGACCGTGATGGAATACGGATACCGCTACCTGATCGCCTGCCGCCCGAACCCTTTGCCGAGGAAATAGAGCTCGAACGACTCCTTGCGGGTCGCCTCCGGGCGGAGACGGCGGAGGTCCGCGAAGAACGGCTTCAGTTCGCGGAAGACCGCGTCGGCTTCCGCGCCGCCGAAGATCTTGGCGAGGAAGGTCCCCCCGTCGCGCAGCGTCTCCCGCGCAAGGCCGAAGACGGCCCGGACGAGGTCCGCGGAGCGCGCCTGGTCGGTGAAGGAGCTTCCAGTCGTGTTGGGGGCTGCGTCCGAGACGACCGCGTCGGCCTTCCCTCCGAGGAATTCGAGGAGTTCGGCCGGCAAGGCGCGGTCGGTCAGGTCCCGTTGCCAGAACCGGAAGTTTTCCCCCGCCAGCGGCGCCATCGGGAGGAGGTCGACGGCGGCGATTTTCCCCTTGCCGCCCACCATGCCGAGGAGGATCTGGCTCCAGCCGCCCGGTGCGGCTCCCGCGTCGATCACACGGTCCCCGGGGCGCACCGCCTTCTCCTTCGCGGCGATCTGCGTCAGCTTGTACGCCGCCCGGGAGCGGTACCCCTCTTTTTTCGCCTGCCGGTAGTATGCGTCTTTCCGGTCGTACATCCGCTCATCGTATCGAAACCGCCGGTAGTTGACACTCCGAAATCCTGTACGATAGAGTCAACGTGCCCGGAAGGAGAACGATCATCGACATCGACGGCGTCTTCCGCTACCTGAGCCGCGACCTGCGCACGGTCGAAAGGGCTCTCGTCTCCAACCTGGCCTCCTCCGTTCCGCTCATCCCCATCGTCGGAAAGCACATCACCCTGTCCGGCGGGAAGCGGGTCCGCCCGGCGATCCTGCTCCTGACCGCGGACGCCTGCGGCTATCGGGGCCCCCGGCGAACCGTGATGTCCGTGGTGACGGAGTACATGCACACGGCGACCCTCCTGCACGACGACGTGGTCGACACCGGGACGGTGCGCCGCGGCAAGCCGTCGGCCAACGTCGTGTTCGGCAACTCCGTGAGCGTCCTCGTGGGTGATTTCCTCTTCGCCCGCGCCTCCCAGTTGATGACGGACGACGGCGACATCGACGTCCTCGGGATCTACGCGCGCACCCTGGTCCACCTTTCGGAAGGGGAGGTGCTCCAGTTGATGCGGACGCGCGACGCGGGGATCACGGAGAAGGAGTACCTGACCGTCGTCTTCTGCAAGACCGCGTCGCTGATCGCCGCGGCCGCCGAAACCGGGGCGGTCCTCGCCGGGGCCGATCCCGCGACGCGCAAGGCGATGTTCGGGTTCGGGAAGTCGGTCGGGATCGCGTTCCAGTTGGTCGACGACATCCTCGACTTCACGGGGACGGAGAAGTCGCTCGGGAAGCGCCCCCTGCAGGATTTGCGGGAGGGGAAGGTGACGCTTCCGCTCCTGTACGCGCTGCGCGAAGCGGGGGCCGCGGACCGCGAGCGGGCGCGGTGCGCCCTCGCGAAGAAGGAGCCCGGGGACCGAGACGTCGCCTTCCTCGCCGGCCTGGTCGCCCGCCACGACGGGATCGGGTACGCGGCCTCCCGGGCGAGGGAGTACGTCCGGCGCGGGAAGCGGTACCTCGCCGGCCTGCCCGACGCGCCGGCCCGGTCCGCCCTGATCGCCCTGTCCGACTACGTCACGTCCCGCACCAACTAACCTCTGCGAAGATCTTCCTTGACAGATCAATGGAGTATCATTAAGTATAAATGAACGTAATTGACCGGATCCGCTGTGGCCGTGTTGCGATCAGTGACGGATCGAACGGATTTCCTACCGGGAGGTGAAGCGCGATGCGCAAACGGAACGAGAAGGGGTTCACGCTGATCGAGGTGGTCGTGGTGGTGGCGGTGATCGCGATCCTGGCCGCGGTCCTGACGCCGTACATCACGAAGTACATCGACGACTCGAAGATTGCGAAAGCGCGCAACGAGGCGCAGGTGATCGGCGCGGCGATGACCAACTTCTACAAGGACGTCGG from Deltaproteobacteria bacterium includes the following:
- a CDS encoding MaoC/PaaZ C-terminal domain-containing protein, with translation MTKKKTISDFRGAVPSKGTKRYWEDLAEGERFTCRPVAFDREGIVAFGKRYDPLPFHADEAAAARSIFGDVIASALHTLSRCTRVVVDAHGDLAILSGLSIDEVRTPLPVRSGDVLTVEGCWEGLRRSRSKPDRGIAGLKCRVVNQKDETVMEYGYRYLIACRPNPLPRK
- a CDS encoding hemolysin family protein — its product is MGIVLLVAFCLLMEALFTGSEMVLVSADRNKLTERSRGGDRGAKLALDLLSKPERALATTLTATNVFIVLSSVVVTSRLLPRFGEYASLVAVGLVTPLVIVLGEVVPKSFARPRADRLVSAAGRIVRMGELSLYPLVAAVSWVARTLSAPFGGIPPMRALVTREELSLLLQAGRGGGSDVEPHERVMVRRAFHFGEKRVADVFRPLAQVVALPEDATCRDAALLSDRSGYSRCPVYRERVDHVVGYLHVLDVAGNDPDAPVAPLLRKPLFVPELMPLDELLRAFRDARTSFAVVVDEFGGVTGIVTAEDVVEEVVGEIEDEYDRRMEYYTKVSEAEFLVPGKMEVGRFAEEIGVRLPEGDYATVGGFLTDLSGRIPAAGETFEVPGAVLAVTSATERAVLEVRVLRVTGGEH
- a CDS encoding polyprenyl synthetase family protein, translating into MPGRRTIIDIDGVFRYLSRDLRTVERALVSNLASSVPLIPIVGKHITLSGGKRVRPAILLLTADACGYRGPRRTVMSVVTEYMHTATLLHDDVVDTGTVRRGKPSANVVFGNSVSVLVGDFLFARASQLMTDDGDIDVLGIYARTLVHLSEGEVLQLMRTRDAGITEKEYLTVVFCKTASLIAAAAETGAVLAGADPATRKAMFGFGKSVGIAFQLVDDILDFTGTEKSLGKRPLQDLREGKVTLPLLYALREAGAADRERARCALAKKEPGDRDVAFLAGLVARHDGIGYAASRAREYVRRGKRYLAGLPDAPARSALIALSDYVTSRTN
- a CDS encoding type II toxin-antitoxin system VapB family antitoxin — protein: MGTAIKMTSIRLDTRLADKAAKTLGVKSRTEAVHIALREIVALNEFKKMMTSLGGKLRFEGHGK
- the larB gene encoding nickel pincer cofactor biosynthesis protein LarB; the encoded protein is MTKDRLKKMLADVADGAVSVEEAFERLRVLPYETVAGAHVDHHRGIRQGVPEVIFGEGKTAEQIVTIARSMRKAGTGVLVTRLSDEKMRTLRKRLRGSQAHPKARCLVVRDGAPEILGKGTVLVVTAGTSDIPVAEEAAVTAEFLGNRVDRLFDVGVAGIHRLLLQQERLRGARVIVVAAGMEGALASVVGGLTDKPVIAVPTSVGYGAAFGGVAALLGMLNSCSPTVAVVNIDNGFGAGVFASVINRL
- a CDS encoding hemolysin family protein, with protein sequence MKAILLPFLFLASAFFSATETALFALRRVDLLKWKEEGNRRAERIAQMLSKPNRLIATIFLGNEIANVAISSVIAALLLPRLPAGSGELLAVLAGTLGILLIGDVTPKCLVWSRARGFSLLAAAPLHAFSRVVAPARFVLEKIAGGILFLLGERGGPQTREMISEAEFRALVDAGEETGTLDSEEKELIHNIFEMTDRRAGEIMTPLPDVFMIPRDLPYEELVARYRRYRRSRIPVYEGERHNVVGILHFKQLLRPMAEGGKPPVWQDLVRPPYVVPEVQKLAPLLREFQRRKMHIAIVVDEYGETSGIVTLEDVLEELFGEIREERDREEREIVPRPDGSSLVLGKTQIRHFNEAFGTAIPDLEFDTVAGFLLHEFGRMPAPGEKTSLEGIAFTVERMKGLRIVEVGVRPALPEKEE
- a CDS encoding RlmE family RNA methyltransferase produces the protein MYDRKDAYYRQAKKEGYRSRAAYKLTQIAAKEKAVRPGDRVIDAGAAPGGWSQILLGMVGGKGKIAAVDLLPMAPLAGENFRFWQRDLTDRALPAELLEFLGGKADAVVSDAAPNTTGSSFTDQARSADLVRAVFGLARETLRDGGTFLAKIFGGAEADAVFRELKPFFADLRRLRPEATRKESFELYFLGKGFGRQAIR
- a CDS encoding PIN domain-containing protein — translated: MGNRILLFDTSVFIDHLRTGRYRERITSVSGRIRHSSVVLAELLRGAKKQAEKDFVETLAKHAPLLTPSEKNWLESGRLLTRMSVERGFPPEKLRDLHFDVLIALTASTHGATVVTSNRADFEMIRRYKRFALEFW
- the larC gene encoding nickel pincer cofactor biosynthesis protein LarC, with protein sequence MSGFLYFDCFSGIAGDMTTAALLSLSGAEKALRKALKGVPLSGYRLVVERGTSGGVAGTRVDVNVSRGKAAARHLPDIVALLRASALPGDVRARAISCFERLGEAEAKVHGTTVDKVHFHEVGAVDAIVDIVSGCFLFEHLGAPKAFCSPLPGGSGEAWSEHGKIPVPGPATLELLRGAQWRFGEGEGELVTPTGAALLRAFEVSFGRPSGMTVRGVGIGLGHREIPGRPNLLRVVIGDAVPGALGRDRVLEVEANIDDMSPQRFELLIERALAAGALDVAILPATMKKNRPGWVLRLLCPEERLEIVSSAVFSVSTAIGLRFHACDRMKLDRAARTLETRYGRVRVKEATLPDGSVRPVPEYDDVKRIVRSGAATFDEVALEVAKTWRR
- the thiL gene encoding thiamine-phosphate kinase, producing the protein MVRNVGGRRGVLLRDVGESGLIDLLREKYGGAARPGELSVGDDAAVVRIPGARAVLSTDLLIEGTHFSLGYVRPEEVGGRALSANLSDLAAMGADPVCYLVALAAPPRTTVATVDAIFRGMAEAAAPSGIRLMGGDTCRGDQLTLCLTVVGAVRRGKPVSRAGARPGDLLYVTGSPGWSKLGLALLRGGRPSRPSGWRREAMRAHLRPEARWREGQAAARSGAVAAMIDVSDGILTDLSHLLERDGLGAVLAEESFPVSRSFRAASAALGVDPLDAFLGGGEDYELLMAVHPARRASFLRAARSFPSGVTLIGAVTKAPGIRVRRADGSWLEGAALPSGFGHFPPPKRRTR
- the radA gene encoding DNA repair protein RadA gives rise to the protein MAKVKVEFACTACGTYSPKWVGKCPGCGEWNTLVEEIASSSSSPRQRTGMPDFPASRPVRLTEVSETASSRTSCGIAEFDRVMGGGVVPASATLLGGDPGIGKSTILLQAARGLARHGKPVLYVSGEESEAQVKLRASRLGVTDAGIYLMSETSVERILSATGELSPGTLIVDSIQTVFSSDLPGAPGSVGQVRECAARLTYFGKKAGVSVFLVGHVTKEGAIAGPRVLEHIVDTVLYFEGEKGHPYRILKAVKNRFGSTNEIGVFEMRAEGLTEVADPSGMFLSERSDETSGTVVFPAVEGTRPLLVEVQSLVSQSFLAMPRRTTLGVDYNRVILMCAILEKKAGVSLYNQDVFVNVAGGIRVEEPAADLALCCAVAGSFKDRVIPPGTAVFGEVGLGGEVRAVPMAEMRLNEAAKMGFSRVVLPASNAERLSVKFPLELLPVRHVKEALSRVAGK